A portion of the Streptomyces platensis genome contains these proteins:
- a CDS encoding DUF397 domain-containing protein has translation MPHAYNGMAATDLRDVAWQKSRHSNSQGSCVEFAKLPGGDIAVRNSRFPDGPALIYTPAEVRAMLLGIKDGEFDHLVRD, from the coding sequence TGCCCCACGCATACAACGGCATGGCCGCCACAGATCTCCGTGATGTGGCGTGGCAGAAGAGCAGGCACAGCAACTCCCAGGGCTCCTGCGTGGAGTTCGCCAAGCTGCCCGGGGGTGACATCGCGGTACGCAACTCCCGTTTCCCGGACGGCCCGGCGCTCATCTACACGCCGGCCGAGGTGCGGGCGATGCTGCTCGGCATCAAGGACGGGGAGTTCGACCATCTCGTCCGGGACTGA